One window of the Pieris brassicae chromosome 2, ilPieBrab1.1, whole genome shotgun sequence genome contains the following:
- the LOC123720010 gene encoding restin homolog isoform X2 has protein sequence MPVETKISFSDGSSEAQRQKFSDDSSRKNLSASSRSSVTSMDSLWEKHPRRLSEAGLRRSSDHSVILTEDTDSFIIGERVWVGGTKPGQIAYIGETQFAPGDWAGIVLDDPIGKNDGSVAGVRYFQCPEKRGVFSRLTRLTREPLFSHAPHDASPVSDVGSVFERPPSGLARQRRAASPNGSIRSVVSSKMNASISTTTGDLRMGDRVIVSSSRGSKAGILRYVGVTEFATGVWAGVELDDPIGKNDGSVEGKRYFECAPRFGLFAPISKVSRSPSNRKPGACAIHSNGRATPLRRSNSRDSLTSLGTSIASSRAGVRLGVTSLGSQRVGPPRASSTPVSAKNALQELLREKQHHLERLMRERELERSEVAKVSLQVNRAETALAQVQKEASEASTENSKLKVELEKLNKLLEDERQKVEDLMFRNEEENINKEDYNRYKEAMEHEKMEREKYIRELEAEVALQSARAEATSNAFQGLEEQRNADMATLSEQHKEELTAAQTLSSELQKLLDEAYALLKEKENEKDSLGKSMTDELTKVKAESEKALTEAKTKMAIAQTEFETQLSVLSSKLQLVELKLETEKQNVELLNKDNSQIVTDLNTKLTQLQATVDDKTLELNKVLGTTKEHEVNLNKEISKLKMELSAKVLDLEQLQDTISKQDTLCQKLQEDIAQAKEELTRKITDYESVLNEASQQDERNKSEIIRLQQDLNTKTRDYEKLMSESNKIKTTNEKAISDYKQTIHERDKEIVKLKDEFEETTANFNIKHSKIAEEHKKEIEDRNVKIEQLLKEIENHKQLLDKNKLEIDTLTTQFTINTDELNALKEENAKLKQTLNELTEINNTLKNKISSMELEIGELNRQLESTKEKCNELQQTKEKIESEYMNLTGQTTDSNEQFNKLTVHLKDTEKELQSLKDKHREVANNHGRIEQELKQKIFKLQEDFSVERSQLIQSIDENIEKYKIAEQKLKDIEVHMMEVNNRVKEVETENDKLLDKNSILKQEVEILKMKEKELVNDFDASRKKLEIDIEKYKEEVSLLRAEGASSEVKLMEKVDQLTEAQNDLNNKLEEARKHEDSLQKILEDMTSQMTYQKTQFEREKNQILGQLADLNSQAETKIVEEIQLKKTLVEKETLIKDLNLKLEMLQVDLKSSEEILVEKDRQITQINDEVTKTNESKSKLEEELNLLHTELASIKQKHESLLKNSSTEESLLKDQLGQLETLKLEIATLVADKTNLETKHAEVVIESTKLKADFDDLVSKLKQTTDINNNLNKIMQEKDALLKSQEENIDQNNKEIKSVHEEITRLKNEISDKVSTLKEKQDQLDKLNESIKGETNGAKQLIESIERETSELKAKHISEVESLTNTVKALQNSQTEHEKHTEELLHAREKINDLQTLLTKSDNDIKQLTNINEAQKLNYQDLNKQLQTQFDEYKKESKRLRHELKAKINDYEKELEESRKIIKQDLEKQAEMQNKLGVAEKNTLELRQNLELLTVQQTSVGEKDERLEKLTLELQSTRNAYSEALNNMEKTLQTLKNEVEQKVALIKEKDSLVLKLQDDLNNFKAKYEIADREKVLLQKELSKRSNEIRDKNDNNSMGTLGQGDTAQDRTEEKEMIDGQVNFLNSVIVDMQKKNEQLMARVQALEGGALTTEPPLFNGRKTRAVAPRLFCDICDVFDAHDTEDCPKQALPEDPPPSAKKQPIVPREYCDICEVFGHATENCDEEETF, from the exons ATGCCGGTTGAAACAAAAATTAGCTTTTCTG ACGGCAGTTCAGAAGCTCAGCGGCAGAAGTTCAGCGACGATTCGTCCAGAAAGAATTTGTCAG CTAGTAGCAGGTCAAGTGTGACATCAATGGATTCCTTGTGGGAGAAGCACCCTCGGCGGCTGAGCGAGGCTGGCCTCAGGCGGTCTTCAG atcACAGTGTCATTCTTACTGAAGACACAGACAGTTTTATTATCGGGGAGCGTGTCTGGGTTGGTGGTACGAAACCAGGTCAAATTGCTTATATCGGAGAAACACAATTTGCCCCCGGAGATTGGGCCGGAATCGTGCTTGATGACCCCATTG GAAAGAACGATGGTTCGGTGGCTGGGGTTCGATACTTTCAGTGTCCCGAGAAGCGTGGAGTTTTTTCCCGCCTTACACGCTTAACACGTGAACCACTCTTTTCGCATGCTCCACATGACGCCTCACCAGTGTCAGATGTTGGAAGCGTTTTCGAACGACCTCCATCAGGTTTGGCTCGACAACGACGCGCCGCTTCACCCAATGGAAGTATTCGAAGCGTCGTCAGCAGCAAGATGA ATGCGTCTATCTCCACAACTACCGGTGACCTTCGAATGGGTGATCGCGTCATTGTGTCTAGCAGTCGCGGTAGCAAAGCAGGAATCTTGAGATATGTAGGCGTCACTGAATTCGCTACTGGTGTATGGGCTGGAGTGGAACTTGATGATCCTATTGGCAAAAACGACGGATCGGTTGAAGGAAAAAG ATATTTCGAGTGCGCTCCACGTTTCGGTCTATTCGCTCCCATATCGAAGGTATCTCGGTCTCCATCGAACCGCAAGCCTGGAGCGTGTGCGATTCACAGCAACGGTCGCGCGACACCCTTGCGGCGATCTAATTCTCGCGACTCCCTCACATCCCTAGGCACATCGATCGCCTCTTCTCGCGCAGGGGTGAGACTGGGGGTGACGTCGCTGGGTTCTCAG CGTGTTGGTCCTCCTCGTGCGTCCTCAACCCCGGTCTCCGCAAAGAATGCCCTGCAG GAACTTCTTCGTGAAAAGCAACATCACCTGGAGCGTCTTATGAGGGAGAGGGAATTGGAAAGATCAGAAGTCGCTAAAGTATCTCTTCAAGTTAACAGAGCCGAAACAGCGCTTGCGCAAGTGCAAAAGGAGGCTTCTGag GCGAGCACAGAAAACTCGAAACTTAAAGTAGAACTTGAGAAACTAAATAAGCTTCTAGAAGATGAAAGACAGAAGGTTGAAGACCTTATGTTTAGAAATGAAGAAGAGAATATTAATAAGGAAGATTATAAT AGATACAAAGAAGCCATGGAG cACGAGAAAATGgaaagagaaaaatatattcggGAGTTAGAAGCAGAAGTCGCTCTGCAGTCTGCACGAGCGGAGGCTACATCAAATGCATTCCAAGGCCTCGAGGAACAAAGAAATGCAGATATGGCAACACTGTCCGAGCAACATAAAGAAGAATTAACCGCTGCACAAA CACTTTCATCCGAGTTACAAAAATTGTTAGACGAAGCATACGCTCTCTTGAAGGAAAAAGAAAACGAAAAGGATTCTCTTGGTAAAAGCATGACAGATGAACTCACGAAAGTTAAAGCCGAATCAGAGAAAGCCCTTACTGAAGCTAAAACAAAGATGGCGATTGCTCAGACGGAGTTTGAAACCCAATTATCTGTACTATCATCCAAATTGCAGCTAGTAGAATTAAAATTAGAGactgaaaaacaaaatgttgaactcttaaataaagataatagcCAAATAGTTACGGATTTAAATACGAAGCTCACTCAGCTTCAGGCTACAGTAGATGATAAAACTTTGGAGTTAAATAAAG TTCTTGGTACTACCAAGGAGCACGaggttaatttaaataaagaaattagcAAATTGAAAATGGAACTAAGTGCTAAAGTATTAGATCTAGAACAATTACAAGATACTATATCTAAGCAGGACACTCTATGTCAAAAGTTGCAAGAGGATATAGCACAGGCTAAAGAAGAACTTACACGAAAAATAACTGATTATGAAAGTGTTTTGAATGAAGCTTCACAACAAGACGAAAGGAACAAGTCTGAAATAATACGACTTCAGCAGGACTTAAATACTAAAACGAGGGACTACGAAAAATTAATGAGTgaatcaaacaaaataaaaaccacGAATGAAAAAGCTATCAGTGATTATAAACAAACCATCCATGAGCGTGATaaggaaattgttaaattgAAAGACGAATTTGAAGAAACAACGGCCAACTTCAATATTAAGCATAGCAAAATAGCTGAGGAacacaaaaaagaaattgaagATCGTAACGTTAAAATAGAGCagttattaaaagaaatagaaaatcacaaacaattattagacaaaaataaactaGAAATAGATACATTGACTACACAATTCACTATTAACACAGATGAACTTAACGCTCTTAAAGAAGAAAACgccaaattaaaacaaactttaaacgaattaactgaaattaataatacgcttaaaaataaaatatcttcaatGGAACTTGAAATTGGAGAATTGAATCGACAGCTAGAAAGTactaaagaaaaatgtaaCGAATTACAGCAAACTAAAGAAAAGATTGAAAGTGAGTATATGAATTTAACAGGACAAACTACAGACTCGAATGagcaatttaataaactcacCGTACATTTAAAAGATACCGAAAAGGAGCTACAAAGTCTGAAAGATAAACACAGGGAGGTGGCTAATAATCATGGTAGAATTGAACaagaattaaaacaaaaaatattcaagttACAAGAAGATTTCTCCGTAGAACGTTCGCAACTCATTCAATctattgatgaaaatattgaaaaatacaaaattgcagagcaaaaattaaaagatattgAAGTTCATATGATGGAAGTAAATAATCGTGTGAAAGAGGTAGAAACAGAAAATGACAAATTATTAGACAAAAATTCAATTCTAAAGCAAGAGGTTGAAATTCtaaaaatgaaagaaaaagAATTAGTAAATGATTTTGATGCTTCTCGCAAAAAACTTGAGATAgacattgaaaaatataaagaagaaGTGTCACTGTTGAGAGCAGAGGGTGCTTCGTCAGAAGTAAAATTGATGGAGAAGGTTGACCAGTTAACAGAAGCACAAAACgatcttaataataaactagaAGAAGCTAGAAAACATGAGGACTCTCTTCAAAAGATTCTTGAGGACATGACATCACAAATGACGTATCAAAAAACTCAATTcgaaagagaaaaaaatcaaattctaGGTCAACTTGCCGATTTGAACAGTCAAGCAGAAACTAAAATAGTTGAAGAGATTCAACTAAAGAAAACGTTGGTAGaaaaagaaacattaattaagGATTTAAACTTAAAGTTAGAAATGTTGCAAGTTGACCTAAAATCAAGTGAAGAAATCTTAGTAGAAAAGGATCGACaaattactcaaataaatGATGAagtaactaaaacaaatgaaagtaaaagtaaattagAAGAAGAATTGAATCTTTTGCATACTGAATTAGCTTCAATCAAGCAGAAACATGAGAGCCTTTTGAAAAATTCTTCAACTGAAGAATCTTTGCTTAAGGACCAATTAGGACAGTTAGAAACTTTAAAACTAGAAATTGCAACATTAGTCGCAGATAAAACTAATCTAGAAACAAAACACGCTGAAGTCGTCATCGAATCAACAAAATTAAAGGCAGACTTTGATGATTTAGTTAGTAAACTTAAGCAAACAacagatattaataataatttaaataaaatcatgcaGGAAAAAGACGCATTATTAAAATCTCAAGAAGAAAATATAGACCAGAAcaacaaagaaattaaaagtGTGCATGAAGAAATAACCCgacttaaaaatgaaattagtGATAAAGTAAGCACacttaaagaaaaacaagaCCAACTTGATAAACTCAATGAATCTATTAAAGGTGAAACAAATGGTGCTAAACAATTAATAGAATCAATAGAACGTGAGACTAGTGAACTTAAAGCAAAACACATTTCTGAAGTTGAATCTCTAACTAACACAGTAAAAGCATTACAAAATTCACAAACAGAACACGAAAAACACACCGAAGAGCTCTTGCACGCTcgtgaaaaaataaatgatttacaaACATTACTTACTAAGTCAGATAACGATATAAAACAACTGACGAATATCAACGAAGctcaaaaactaaattaccAAGATCTCAACAAACAATTACAGACTCAATTTgacgaatataaaaaagaaagcaAAAGGTTAAGACACGAACTTAAAGCCAAAATAAATGACTACGAAAAGGAATTAGAAGAatctagaaaaataataaaacaagattTAGAAAAGCAAGCTGAAATGCAAAATAAGTTAGGGGTTGCAGAGAAAAATACTTTAGAGCTAAGACAGAATTTAGAGTTATTGACCGTCCAACAAACGAGTGTAGGGGAAAAGGATGAAAGATTAGAAAAGTTAACTCTTGAATTGCAATCTACGAGAAATGCTTATTCGGAGGCCTTAAACAATATGGAGAAGACATTGCAGACTTTGAAGAACGAGGTTGAACAGAAAGTCGCACTAATTAAAGAGAAAGATAGTCTCGTTCTCAAGTTACAAGATGATCTCAAT AATTTCAAAGCGAAATACGAAATAGCGGATAGGGAAAAGGTGCTTTTGCAAAAGGAGTTGTCGAAGAGATCAAACGAAATACGTGACAAAAACGACAATAATTCGATGGGTACTTTGGGACAGGGAGATACTGCGCAGGACAG AACAGAAGAGAAAGAGATGATCGATGGTCAGGTGAATTTCTTGAATTCAGTGATCGTGGATATGCAAAAAAAGAACGAGCAGCTCATGGCAAGAGTACAAGCGTTGGAGGGTGGGGCGTTAACCACTGAACCTCCGTTATT TAACGGGCGTAAAACGCGAGCGGTAGCGCCGCGTTTGTTCTGCGATATTTGCGACGTGTTTGACGCCCACGATACGGAAGACTGTCCCAAGCAGGCATTGCCCGAAGACCCTCCGCCATCGGCCAAAAAGCAGCCGATCGTGCCACGGGAATACTGCGATATTTGTGAag tatttggGCATGCTACGGAGAACTGTGATGAAGAAGAAACCTTCTAA
- the LOC123720010 gene encoding restin homolog isoform X1, with the protein MPVETKISFSDGSSEAQRQKFSDDSSRKNLSDLIEVEEDEVSSSLPDRRRMHRKASTSSRSSVTSMDSLWEKHPRRLSEAGLRRSSDHSVILTEDTDSFIIGERVWVGGTKPGQIAYIGETQFAPGDWAGIVLDDPIGKNDGSVAGVRYFQCPEKRGVFSRLTRLTREPLFSHAPHDASPVSDVGSVFERPPSGLARQRRAASPNGSIRSVVSSKMNASISTTTGDLRMGDRVIVSSSRGSKAGILRYVGVTEFATGVWAGVELDDPIGKNDGSVEGKRYFECAPRFGLFAPISKVSRSPSNRKPGACAIHSNGRATPLRRSNSRDSLTSLGTSIASSRAGVRLGVTSLGSQRVGPPRASSTPVSAKNALQELLREKQHHLERLMRERELERSEVAKVSLQVNRAETALAQVQKEASEASTENSKLKVELEKLNKLLEDERQKVEDLMFRNEEENINKEDYNRYKEAMEHEKMEREKYIRELEAEVALQSARAEATSNAFQGLEEQRNADMATLSEQHKEELTAAQTLSSELQKLLDEAYALLKEKENEKDSLGKSMTDELTKVKAESEKALTEAKTKMAIAQTEFETQLSVLSSKLQLVELKLETEKQNVELLNKDNSQIVTDLNTKLTQLQATVDDKTLELNKVLGTTKEHEVNLNKEISKLKMELSAKVLDLEQLQDTISKQDTLCQKLQEDIAQAKEELTRKITDYESVLNEASQQDERNKSEIIRLQQDLNTKTRDYEKLMSESNKIKTTNEKAISDYKQTIHERDKEIVKLKDEFEETTANFNIKHSKIAEEHKKEIEDRNVKIEQLLKEIENHKQLLDKNKLEIDTLTTQFTINTDELNALKEENAKLKQTLNELTEINNTLKNKISSMELEIGELNRQLESTKEKCNELQQTKEKIESEYMNLTGQTTDSNEQFNKLTVHLKDTEKELQSLKDKHREVANNHGRIEQELKQKIFKLQEDFSVERSQLIQSIDENIEKYKIAEQKLKDIEVHMMEVNNRVKEVETENDKLLDKNSILKQEVEILKMKEKELVNDFDASRKKLEIDIEKYKEEVSLLRAEGASSEVKLMEKVDQLTEAQNDLNNKLEEARKHEDSLQKILEDMTSQMTYQKTQFEREKNQILGQLADLNSQAETKIVEEIQLKKTLVEKETLIKDLNLKLEMLQVDLKSSEEILVEKDRQITQINDEVTKTNESKSKLEEELNLLHTELASIKQKHESLLKNSSTEESLLKDQLGQLETLKLEIATLVADKTNLETKHAEVVIESTKLKADFDDLVSKLKQTTDINNNLNKIMQEKDALLKSQEENIDQNNKEIKSVHEEITRLKNEISDKVSTLKEKQDQLDKLNESIKGETNGAKQLIESIERETSELKAKHISEVESLTNTVKALQNSQTEHEKHTEELLHAREKINDLQTLLTKSDNDIKQLTNINEAQKLNYQDLNKQLQTQFDEYKKESKRLRHELKAKINDYEKELEESRKIIKQDLEKQAEMQNKLGVAEKNTLELRQNLELLTVQQTSVGEKDERLEKLTLELQSTRNAYSEALNNMEKTLQTLKNEVEQKVALIKEKDSLVLKLQDDLNNFKAKYEIADREKVLLQKELSKRSNEIRDKNDNNSMGTLGQGDTAQDRTEEKEMIDGQVNFLNSVIVDMQKKNEQLMARVQALEGGALTTEPPLFNGRKTRAVAPRLFCDICDVFDAHDTEDCPKQALPEDPPPSAKKQPIVPREYCDICEVFGHATENCDEEETF; encoded by the exons ATGCCGGTTGAAACAAAAATTAGCTTTTCTG ACGGCAGTTCAGAAGCTCAGCGGCAGAAGTTCAGCGACGATTCGTCCAGAAAGAATTTGTCAG ATTTGATTGAAGTAGAGGAAGACGAAGTCTCAAGCAGTCTGCCGGACAGACGTCGGATGCATCGAAAGGCTTCTA CTAGTAGCAGGTCAAGTGTGACATCAATGGATTCCTTGTGGGAGAAGCACCCTCGGCGGCTGAGCGAGGCTGGCCTCAGGCGGTCTTCAG atcACAGTGTCATTCTTACTGAAGACACAGACAGTTTTATTATCGGGGAGCGTGTCTGGGTTGGTGGTACGAAACCAGGTCAAATTGCTTATATCGGAGAAACACAATTTGCCCCCGGAGATTGGGCCGGAATCGTGCTTGATGACCCCATTG GAAAGAACGATGGTTCGGTGGCTGGGGTTCGATACTTTCAGTGTCCCGAGAAGCGTGGAGTTTTTTCCCGCCTTACACGCTTAACACGTGAACCACTCTTTTCGCATGCTCCACATGACGCCTCACCAGTGTCAGATGTTGGAAGCGTTTTCGAACGACCTCCATCAGGTTTGGCTCGACAACGACGCGCCGCTTCACCCAATGGAAGTATTCGAAGCGTCGTCAGCAGCAAGATGA ATGCGTCTATCTCCACAACTACCGGTGACCTTCGAATGGGTGATCGCGTCATTGTGTCTAGCAGTCGCGGTAGCAAAGCAGGAATCTTGAGATATGTAGGCGTCACTGAATTCGCTACTGGTGTATGGGCTGGAGTGGAACTTGATGATCCTATTGGCAAAAACGACGGATCGGTTGAAGGAAAAAG ATATTTCGAGTGCGCTCCACGTTTCGGTCTATTCGCTCCCATATCGAAGGTATCTCGGTCTCCATCGAACCGCAAGCCTGGAGCGTGTGCGATTCACAGCAACGGTCGCGCGACACCCTTGCGGCGATCTAATTCTCGCGACTCCCTCACATCCCTAGGCACATCGATCGCCTCTTCTCGCGCAGGGGTGAGACTGGGGGTGACGTCGCTGGGTTCTCAG CGTGTTGGTCCTCCTCGTGCGTCCTCAACCCCGGTCTCCGCAAAGAATGCCCTGCAG GAACTTCTTCGTGAAAAGCAACATCACCTGGAGCGTCTTATGAGGGAGAGGGAATTGGAAAGATCAGAAGTCGCTAAAGTATCTCTTCAAGTTAACAGAGCCGAAACAGCGCTTGCGCAAGTGCAAAAGGAGGCTTCTGag GCGAGCACAGAAAACTCGAAACTTAAAGTAGAACTTGAGAAACTAAATAAGCTTCTAGAAGATGAAAGACAGAAGGTTGAAGACCTTATGTTTAGAAATGAAGAAGAGAATATTAATAAGGAAGATTATAAT AGATACAAAGAAGCCATGGAG cACGAGAAAATGgaaagagaaaaatatattcggGAGTTAGAAGCAGAAGTCGCTCTGCAGTCTGCACGAGCGGAGGCTACATCAAATGCATTCCAAGGCCTCGAGGAACAAAGAAATGCAGATATGGCAACACTGTCCGAGCAACATAAAGAAGAATTAACCGCTGCACAAA CACTTTCATCCGAGTTACAAAAATTGTTAGACGAAGCATACGCTCTCTTGAAGGAAAAAGAAAACGAAAAGGATTCTCTTGGTAAAAGCATGACAGATGAACTCACGAAAGTTAAAGCCGAATCAGAGAAAGCCCTTACTGAAGCTAAAACAAAGATGGCGATTGCTCAGACGGAGTTTGAAACCCAATTATCTGTACTATCATCCAAATTGCAGCTAGTAGAATTAAAATTAGAGactgaaaaacaaaatgttgaactcttaaataaagataatagcCAAATAGTTACGGATTTAAATACGAAGCTCACTCAGCTTCAGGCTACAGTAGATGATAAAACTTTGGAGTTAAATAAAG TTCTTGGTACTACCAAGGAGCACGaggttaatttaaataaagaaattagcAAATTGAAAATGGAACTAAGTGCTAAAGTATTAGATCTAGAACAATTACAAGATACTATATCTAAGCAGGACACTCTATGTCAAAAGTTGCAAGAGGATATAGCACAGGCTAAAGAAGAACTTACACGAAAAATAACTGATTATGAAAGTGTTTTGAATGAAGCTTCACAACAAGACGAAAGGAACAAGTCTGAAATAATACGACTTCAGCAGGACTTAAATACTAAAACGAGGGACTACGAAAAATTAATGAGTgaatcaaacaaaataaaaaccacGAATGAAAAAGCTATCAGTGATTATAAACAAACCATCCATGAGCGTGATaaggaaattgttaaattgAAAGACGAATTTGAAGAAACAACGGCCAACTTCAATATTAAGCATAGCAAAATAGCTGAGGAacacaaaaaagaaattgaagATCGTAACGTTAAAATAGAGCagttattaaaagaaatagaaaatcacaaacaattattagacaaaaataaactaGAAATAGATACATTGACTACACAATTCACTATTAACACAGATGAACTTAACGCTCTTAAAGAAGAAAACgccaaattaaaacaaactttaaacgaattaactgaaattaataatacgcttaaaaataaaatatcttcaatGGAACTTGAAATTGGAGAATTGAATCGACAGCTAGAAAGTactaaagaaaaatgtaaCGAATTACAGCAAACTAAAGAAAAGATTGAAAGTGAGTATATGAATTTAACAGGACAAACTACAGACTCGAATGagcaatttaataaactcacCGTACATTTAAAAGATACCGAAAAGGAGCTACAAAGTCTGAAAGATAAACACAGGGAGGTGGCTAATAATCATGGTAGAATTGAACaagaattaaaacaaaaaatattcaagttACAAGAAGATTTCTCCGTAGAACGTTCGCAACTCATTCAATctattgatgaaaatattgaaaaatacaaaattgcagagcaaaaattaaaagatattgAAGTTCATATGATGGAAGTAAATAATCGTGTGAAAGAGGTAGAAACAGAAAATGACAAATTATTAGACAAAAATTCAATTCTAAAGCAAGAGGTTGAAATTCtaaaaatgaaagaaaaagAATTAGTAAATGATTTTGATGCTTCTCGCAAAAAACTTGAGATAgacattgaaaaatataaagaagaaGTGTCACTGTTGAGAGCAGAGGGTGCTTCGTCAGAAGTAAAATTGATGGAGAAGGTTGACCAGTTAACAGAAGCACAAAACgatcttaataataaactagaAGAAGCTAGAAAACATGAGGACTCTCTTCAAAAGATTCTTGAGGACATGACATCACAAATGACGTATCAAAAAACTCAATTcgaaagagaaaaaaatcaaattctaGGTCAACTTGCCGATTTGAACAGTCAAGCAGAAACTAAAATAGTTGAAGAGATTCAACTAAAGAAAACGTTGGTAGaaaaagaaacattaattaagGATTTAAACTTAAAGTTAGAAATGTTGCAAGTTGACCTAAAATCAAGTGAAGAAATCTTAGTAGAAAAGGATCGACaaattactcaaataaatGATGAagtaactaaaacaaatgaaagtaaaagtaaattagAAGAAGAATTGAATCTTTTGCATACTGAATTAGCTTCAATCAAGCAGAAACATGAGAGCCTTTTGAAAAATTCTTCAACTGAAGAATCTTTGCTTAAGGACCAATTAGGACAGTTAGAAACTTTAAAACTAGAAATTGCAACATTAGTCGCAGATAAAACTAATCTAGAAACAAAACACGCTGAAGTCGTCATCGAATCAACAAAATTAAAGGCAGACTTTGATGATTTAGTTAGTAAACTTAAGCAAACAacagatattaataataatttaaataaaatcatgcaGGAAAAAGACGCATTATTAAAATCTCAAGAAGAAAATATAGACCAGAAcaacaaagaaattaaaagtGTGCATGAAGAAATAACCCgacttaaaaatgaaattagtGATAAAGTAAGCACacttaaagaaaaacaagaCCAACTTGATAAACTCAATGAATCTATTAAAGGTGAAACAAATGGTGCTAAACAATTAATAGAATCAATAGAACGTGAGACTAGTGAACTTAAAGCAAAACACATTTCTGAAGTTGAATCTCTAACTAACACAGTAAAAGCATTACAAAATTCACAAACAGAACACGAAAAACACACCGAAGAGCTCTTGCACGCTcgtgaaaaaataaatgatttacaaACATTACTTACTAAGTCAGATAACGATATAAAACAACTGACGAATATCAACGAAGctcaaaaactaaattaccAAGATCTCAACAAACAATTACAGACTCAATTTgacgaatataaaaaagaaagcaAAAGGTTAAGACACGAACTTAAAGCCAAAATAAATGACTACGAAAAGGAATTAGAAGAatctagaaaaataataaaacaagattTAGAAAAGCAAGCTGAAATGCAAAATAAGTTAGGGGTTGCAGAGAAAAATACTTTAGAGCTAAGACAGAATTTAGAGTTATTGACCGTCCAACAAACGAGTGTAGGGGAAAAGGATGAAAGATTAGAAAAGTTAACTCTTGAATTGCAATCTACGAGAAATGCTTATTCGGAGGCCTTAAACAATATGGAGAAGACATTGCAGACTTTGAAGAACGAGGTTGAACAGAAAGTCGCACTAATTAAAGAGAAAGATAGTCTCGTTCTCAAGTTACAAGATGATCTCAAT AATTTCAAAGCGAAATACGAAATAGCGGATAGGGAAAAGGTGCTTTTGCAAAAGGAGTTGTCGAAGAGATCAAACGAAATACGTGACAAAAACGACAATAATTCGATGGGTACTTTGGGACAGGGAGATACTGCGCAGGACAG AACAGAAGAGAAAGAGATGATCGATGGTCAGGTGAATTTCTTGAATTCAGTGATCGTGGATATGCAAAAAAAGAACGAGCAGCTCATGGCAAGAGTACAAGCGTTGGAGGGTGGGGCGTTAACCACTGAACCTCCGTTATT TAACGGGCGTAAAACGCGAGCGGTAGCGCCGCGTTTGTTCTGCGATATTTGCGACGTGTTTGACGCCCACGATACGGAAGACTGTCCCAAGCAGGCATTGCCCGAAGACCCTCCGCCATCGGCCAAAAAGCAGCCGATCGTGCCACGGGAATACTGCGATATTTGTGAag tatttggGCATGCTACGGAGAACTGTGATGAAGAAGAAACCTTCTAA